The following are encoded in a window of Staphylococcus piscifermentans genomic DNA:
- a CDS encoding copper ion binding protein, with amino-acid sequence MEEKQLKVEGMSCEHCKAAVESAVGKIDGVESVNATPDNDTVDVKFNDEDQVLSEVEKAIYDAGYDVVK; translated from the coding sequence ATGGAAGAGAAACAATTAAAAGTTGAAGGTATGAGTTGTGAACATTGTAAAGCAGCGGTAGAATCAGCAGTCGGTAAAATCGATGGGGTAGAAAGCGTCAATGCTACTCCTGATAATGATACTGTTGATGTGAAATTCAATGATGAAGACCAAGTATTATCCGAAGTTGAAAAAGCAATTTATGATGCAGGTTACGATGTTGTAAAATAA
- a CDS encoding GNAT family N-acetyltransferase encodes MKIVRVTTDDIKELQTISFRTFDDTFREMNHPDNLKDYLNNAFTYDKLQRELEHPNSYFYFLYDNDKIVGYLKLNVGAAQTEDIASDALEVERLYILKNYQHHGYGKKLMNFAINFAVEEGKQSIWLGVWEKNENAIKFYEHFGFKKVTEHEFKMGDEIQTDIIMAQNLK; translated from the coding sequence ATGAAAATTGTAAGAGTGACAACTGATGATATTAAAGAATTACAGACAATCAGCTTTAGAACATTTGATGATACATTTAGAGAAATGAACCATCCGGATAATTTAAAAGATTATCTTAATAATGCTTTTACCTATGATAAGTTACAACGTGAACTCGAACATCCTAATTCATATTTTTATTTTTTGTATGATAATGATAAGATTGTGGGCTATCTGAAATTAAATGTTGGAGCAGCTCAAACTGAAGATATTGCCTCTGACGCATTAGAAGTTGAAAGGTTATATATTTTAAAGAATTACCAACATCACGGTTATGGTAAAAAGCTCATGAACTTTGCAATTAACTTTGCTGTGGAAGAAGGAAAACAAAGCATTTGGCTTGGAGTTTGGGAGAAAAATGAAAATGCAATCAAATTCTATGAACACTTCGGATTTAAAAAAGTTACAGAGCACGAATTTAAAATGGGAGACGAAATTCAAACAGATATTATTATGGCCCAAAACTTAAAGTAA
- a CDS encoding transglycosylase family protein, with translation MKKLLVASSASAALFAVGVGANAHAAEDNNVNQDHLAQTALNNPQQLNQAPVQEGAYNIGFDNSGYNFNFNSDGTNWSWSYNANGAAQQAPAQQTTQQQAPAAQQAPAQEQTQQPAQQSTQQQPAQETTQQQAPAQEQTQQPAQAQTQQPAQQSAPAQQSADSGSSSINSHLQAIAQRESGGDIHATNPSSGASGKFQFLQTTWDSVAPAEYQGRPAAEAPEAVQDAAAQKLYDTAGPSQWVTA, from the coding sequence ATGAAAAAATTATTAGTAGCTTCATCAGCATCAGCAGCATTATTTGCAGTAGGAGTAGGCGCGAACGCACATGCAGCCGAAGATAACAATGTAAATCAAGATCACTTAGCTCAAACAGCTTTAAACAATCCACAACAATTAAACCAAGCACCTGTACAAGAAGGCGCTTATAATATCGGTTTTGACAACTCTGGTTACAATTTCAACTTTAACTCAGATGGTACTAACTGGAGCTGGAGTTATAATGCAAACGGTGCAGCTCAACAAGCGCCAGCACAACAAACTACACAACAACAAGCGCCAGCAGCTCAACAAGCACCAGCACAAGAACAAACTCAACAACCAGCACAACAATCAACTCAACAACAACCAGCTCAAGAAACTACACAACAACAAGCACCAGCACAAGAGCAAACTCAACAACCAGCTCAAGCACAAACTCAACAACCAGCACAACAATCAGCTCCAGCGCAACAATCAGCTGATTCTGGTTCAAGCAGTATCAACAGCCACTTACAAGCAATTGCTCAACGTGAATCAGGTGGCGACATTCATGCAACTAATCCATCATCAGGCGCTTCAGGTAAATTCCAATTCTTACAAACTACTTGGGATTCAGTAGCTCCTGCAGAATATCAAGGTAGACCAGCAGCTGAAGCTCCAGAAGCAGTACAAGATGCAGCAGCTCAAAAATTATATGACACAGCTGGTCCAAGCCAATGGGTAACTGCATAA
- the thiM gene encoding hydroxyethylthiazole kinase: protein MSNVLNQIRSEHPLVICYTNDVVKNFSANGLLSLGASPAMSEAPQEAKDFYPVAGSVLINIGTLTKDHEHAMLTNGKIANETDTPLVFDPVAVGASQYRKDFCKYFLKQVKPTVIKGNASEILALIDDSATMKGTDSADNLDIVEIAKKAYQEYQTAIILTGETDVIVQDDKVVKLENGSHFLAKTTGAGCLLGAVVGAFLFRDTHPSIETLVEAVSVYNIAAERAEQLSDSKGPGTFLTHFIDALYRIDADAVNENRHVEEVE, encoded by the coding sequence ATGAGTAATGTATTAAATCAAATCAGATCAGAACACCCGTTAGTAATTTGTTATACCAATGATGTCGTTAAGAACTTTTCAGCTAATGGTTTATTAAGTTTAGGTGCGAGTCCCGCAATGAGTGAAGCGCCTCAAGAGGCAAAGGATTTTTACCCGGTAGCAGGCAGTGTCTTAATCAATATTGGTACTTTAACTAAAGATCATGAGCATGCGATGTTGACTAACGGCAAGATTGCCAATGAAACAGATACACCTTTAGTTTTTGACCCAGTGGCAGTAGGGGCGTCACAGTATCGTAAAGATTTCTGTAAATACTTTTTAAAGCAAGTCAAACCGACTGTTATAAAAGGAAATGCTTCAGAAATATTGGCATTAATTGATGATTCAGCAACTATGAAAGGTACAGATAGCGCTGATAATCTCGACATCGTAGAAATTGCTAAGAAAGCTTATCAAGAATATCAAACGGCGATTATCTTAACTGGAGAAACGGATGTTATCGTCCAAGATGACAAGGTTGTTAAATTGGAAAATGGTTCTCATTTTCTTGCTAAGACTACAGGGGCAGGCTGCTTATTAGGTGCAGTTGTAGGTGCCTTCTTGTTCCGTGACACACATCCTTCAATTGAAACGTTGGTTGAAGCGGTCTCTGTATATAATATTGCGGCTGAACGTGCAGAACAATTAAGTGACAGTAAAGGTCCAGGTACTTTCTTAACGCACTTTATTGACGCGCTTTATCGTATTGACGCAGATGCTGTGAACGAAAACCGTCATGTTGAAGAGGTGGAATAA
- the thiE gene encoding thiamine phosphate synthase yields the protein MFKADDLKVYFICGTQDIPEGRTIKEVLTEALEGGITLFQFREKGPGAKTGKEKVALAEELQELCRAYDVPFIVNDDVELAEAINADGVHVGQDDEAVDAFIKRFNGKIIGLSVGNLEELEQSDLTHVDYIGVGPIFSTPSKNDASAPVGPGMIETLRSKVGALPIVAIGGISLDNVQEVADTSANGVSVISAIARSSNVTETVQNFLQYFK from the coding sequence GTGTTTAAAGCAGATGATTTAAAGGTCTATTTTATTTGCGGAACTCAAGATATACCTGAGGGACGAACAATTAAAGAAGTTTTGACAGAAGCACTTGAGGGCGGTATTACGCTATTTCAATTTCGTGAAAAAGGCCCAGGTGCAAAAACTGGAAAAGAGAAAGTAGCTTTGGCTGAAGAACTGCAAGAACTGTGCAGAGCTTATGATGTACCCTTTATTGTGAATGACGATGTTGAATTAGCTGAAGCAATCAATGCAGATGGCGTGCATGTAGGACAAGATGATGAAGCGGTAGACGCTTTCATTAAGCGCTTTAATGGTAAAATAATTGGTTTAAGTGTCGGCAACTTAGAAGAATTAGAACAATCGGATCTGACACATGTGGACTATATAGGTGTAGGTCCAATTTTCAGCACGCCTTCTAAAAACGATGCCAGTGCACCTGTAGGTCCCGGAATGATTGAAACGCTGCGTAGTAAAGTCGGCGCTTTACCGATTGTAGCTATCGGTGGCATTTCTTTAGATAATGTACAAGAAGTTGCTGATACTTCCGCTAATGGGGTGTCTGTCATTTCAGCCATTGCAAGAAGTTCTAACGTTACAGAAACCGTACAAAATTTCTTACAATATTTTAAATAG
- the tenA gene encoding thiaminase II — protein MNFAESLERDAQPIIDEIYQDHFIQELLKGNIEKEALRQYLRADASYLREFANIYALLIPKMPDLSSVRFLVDQIQFIVNGEVEAHEFMADYIGENYNEIVQKKVWPPSGDHYIKHMYYNVYAHENAAYAIAAMAPCPYVYAMIAKRAMKDPELNKDSILAKWFEFYNTEMDPLIEVLDDLMNQLIAHMSEAEKNEVRENYLQSTVHELNFFNMAYTSEKWQFGGERV, from the coding sequence ATGAATTTTGCTGAATCATTAGAAAGAGACGCACAACCTATTATTGATGAAATTTATCAAGACCATTTCATTCAAGAATTATTAAAAGGAAATATTGAGAAAGAAGCATTACGTCAATATTTACGTGCTGATGCGTCTTATTTAAGAGAGTTTGCGAATATCTACGCACTATTAATCCCTAAAATGCCAGATTTAAGCAGCGTACGCTTTCTAGTTGATCAAATTCAATTTATTGTGAATGGCGAAGTAGAAGCACATGAATTTATGGCTGATTATATTGGTGAGAATTACAACGAAATCGTTCAAAAAAAGGTTTGGCCTCCAAGTGGTGATCATTATATTAAGCATATGTACTATAACGTTTATGCGCATGAAAATGCTGCGTACGCGATTGCCGCAATGGCACCTTGTCCTTACGTATACGCAATGATTGCCAAACGTGCTATGAAAGATCCAGAACTAAATAAAGATTCCATTTTAGCAAAATGGTTTGAGTTTTATAATACCGAAATGGACCCATTAATAGAAGTATTAGATGATTTAATGAACCAACTCATTGCTCATATGTCAGAAGCAGAGAAAAACGAAGTAAGAGAAAATTATTTACAAAGTACAGTTCACGAATTGAACTTTTTCAATATGGCTTATACAAGTGAAAAATGGCAATTTGGAGGAGAAAGAGTATGA
- the csoR gene encoding copper-sensing transcriptional repressor CsoR, with protein MTENDKAHHSEQIKSNLKARLNRIEGQVRAINRMIDEDVYCDDVLTQIRATRSALNSVAVKLLDHHMKGCIMHKVDDGHAEEAMEELLVTVQKLIKD; from the coding sequence ATGACTGAAAATGATAAAGCGCATCATTCTGAACAAATTAAATCTAACTTAAAAGCACGTCTCAATCGTATTGAAGGACAAGTAAGAGCAATTAATCGGATGATTGACGAAGATGTTTATTGTGATGATGTACTCACGCAAATACGTGCTACACGTTCAGCATTGAATAGTGTGGCAGTTAAGCTGCTCGATCATCATATGAAAGGCTGTATTATGCATAAAGTAGATGATGGACATGCAGAGGAAGCGATGGAAGAATTATTAGTAACCGTACAAAAATTGATTAAAGATTAG
- a CDS encoding aggregation-promoting factor C-terminal-like domain-containing protein, whose translation MKKLLVASSVATAAFLATGAASHNAHAAEVSQSEQQLAETALNNPQQLNQAPVQAGAYNIDFVYNGNEFHFESDGSNFSWSYTGSNGGSAQPTQATTTQAAPVQQQSAPVAQQTYQTQSTTSYSNYSAPVQQSYSAPARSYNTSAVSTGGSTKAQFLAAGGTEDMWNTIVMPESGGNPNAVNELGYRGLGQTKEGWGTGSVAAQTKGMINYANSRYGSLASATAFRASHGWW comes from the coding sequence ATGAAAAAATTATTAGTAGCATCATCAGTAGCCACTGCCGCATTCTTAGCAACAGGAGCAGCTTCACATAACGCTCATGCAGCAGAAGTAAGCCAATCAGAACAACAATTAGCTGAAACAGCTTTAAATAACCCACAACAATTAAACCAAGCACCAGTACAAGCAGGCGCTTATAACATAGACTTCGTATATAATGGTAACGAATTCCACTTTGAATCAGATGGATCAAACTTCAGCTGGAGTTATACTGGATCAAATGGTGGATCAGCACAACCAACTCAAGCAACAACTACACAAGCAGCACCAGTTCAACAACAATCAGCTCCAGTAGCACAACAAACATACCAAACTCAATCAACTACTAGCTACAGCAATTACAGTGCTCCTGTACAACAAAGCTACAGTGCACCAGCTCGCAGCTATAACACTTCAGCAGTTTCAACTGGCGGATCAACTAAAGCTCAATTCTTAGCTGCAGGTGGAACTGAAGATATGTGGAATACAATTGTAATGCCTGAATCAGGCGGTAACCCTAATGCAGTAAACGAATTAGGATATCGAGGCTTAGGTCAAACTAAAGAAGGTTGGGGAACTGGATCAGTAGCAGCTCAAACTAAAGGCATGATTAACTATGCAAACTCTCGTTATGGTTCTCTTGCAAGTGCGACTGCTTTCCGTGCATCTCATGGTTGGTGGTAA
- a CDS encoding single-stranded DNA-binding protein: protein MLNKIVIVGRLTRNPQLAEKEDSDIASFSVATERNYSYQGQNQQAVDYIFCKAFGKTAKNIAKYTKKGSLVGITGHMRSYKYEKDKQTHFMTELVVETIKFISSPNSNENSTSNYSNIADNLEGSPALQENQLSTATQNPHTQNQ from the coding sequence TTGTTAAACAAAATCGTCATTGTTGGACGTCTAACCCGTAATCCTCAACTAGCAGAAAAGGAGGATAGTGATATTGCCAGTTTTAGTGTAGCAACTGAAAGAAATTATAGTTACCAAGGTCAGAATCAACAAGCAGTTGACTATATCTTTTGTAAAGCTTTCGGTAAAACAGCAAAAAATATAGCTAAATACACTAAAAAAGGATCGCTAGTAGGAATAACAGGACATATGCGTTCATATAAATATGAAAAAGATAAGCAAACTCATTTTATGACTGAACTTGTGGTTGAAACTATTAAGTTCATATCGAGTCCCAACTCTAATGAAAATTCCACTTCAAATTACTCAAACATAGCTGATAACTTAGAAGGAAGCCCTGCCTTACAAGAAAATCAGTTATCCACTGCCACTCAAAATCCTCATACACAAAACCAATAG
- the yidC gene encoding membrane protein insertase YidC yields the protein MKKKALLPLLLGIMVFLAGCDYSKPENRTGFFYNTFVKNMDNIIHWLGSHFNNDYGLAIIVLVLAIRIIVLPFMLSNYKNSHMMREKMIIAKPDMDAVKEKVQRARTQEDKMAANQEMMEVYKKYDMNPMQSMLGCLPMLIQMPIIMGLFFVLKYPSPGGITEHSHFLWFNLSKPDIWITVIAGVLYFIQAYVSTFSMPPEQKQMSYMMMIISPIMIIWVSLSSAAALGLYWSVSAAFLVVQTYIANSYYSKKAKEEVAPMIAAYEKEHGKSGSGKTKNTQVVSKKNKKKK from the coding sequence ATGAAGAAAAAAGCATTATTGCCTTTGCTTTTAGGGATTATGGTTTTTCTTGCTGGTTGTGATTACTCTAAACCTGAGAATCGAACAGGCTTCTTTTATAATACGTTTGTAAAAAACATGGATAACATAATTCATTGGCTAGGGTCTCATTTTAATAATGATTATGGATTAGCGATTATTGTGTTAGTACTTGCTATTCGTATCATAGTATTGCCGTTTATGTTATCAAACTACAAGAATAGCCACATGATGCGTGAAAAAATGATTATCGCCAAACCGGATATGGATGCGGTTAAAGAGAAAGTGCAACGCGCGCGTACACAAGAAGATAAAATGGCAGCTAACCAAGAAATGATGGAAGTTTACAAGAAATATGATATGAATCCGATGCAGAGCATGTTAGGCTGCTTGCCGATGTTGATTCAAATGCCGATTATTATGGGCCTATTCTTTGTATTGAAATATCCTTCACCAGGAGGAATCACAGAGCATTCTCATTTCTTATGGTTCAATTTATCCAAACCAGATATTTGGATTACGGTTATTGCCGGTGTGCTTTATTTTATACAAGCTTATGTTTCGACTTTCAGTATGCCGCCTGAGCAAAAACAAATGAGTTACATGATGATGATTATTTCGCCAATCATGATTATTTGGGTTTCATTAAGTTCAGCTGCTGCACTTGGTCTATATTGGTCAGTCAGCGCCGCATTCTTAGTAGTTCAAACATATATTGCAAATAGTTATTACTCTAAGAAGGCAAAGGAAGAAGTTGCTCCAATGATTGCGGCTTATGAGAAAGAACATGGCAAATCGGGTAGTGGTAAAACGAAAAATACCCAAGTCGTTTCTAAGAAAAATAAAAAGAAAAAATAA
- the cls gene encoding cardiolipin synthase: MYYLDMLLQQTNLVFNIILIALFILNLFFSFTIVFLERRSPGSIWAWLLVLAFLPIIGFIVYLLFGRQIQREHIFKVNEEDKTGLEMIVQEQAEALKNDEFSKGNHVIVKYKSMVQMLLYNNSAFLTTDNALTIYNDGKEKFDALIQDIENAQDYIHIEYYIFRNDTLGKRILQALEDKLEEGLEVKMLYDDMGSRSLTLKDFDDFRKKGGQVESFFPSKLPLINFRLNYRNHRKIVVIDGVIGYVGGFNVGNEYLGLSKKFGYWRDTHLRIVGDAVNALQLRFILDWNSQAKRHNIAYSDRYFPDIDTGESTGIQIASSGPDEDWEQIKYGYLKMITSAKRYIKIQTPYFIPDQAFLDAVSIAALGGVDVTIMVPCKPDHPFVYWATQKNVASLLASGVKIYHYENGFLHSKMMVIDDEVASVGTTNMDHRSFTLNFEVNAFIYDQSTAIQLSEQFNEDLKLSNEFTKEKYKKRSLWIKFKEGISYLISPIL, from the coding sequence ATGTATTATCTCGACATGCTGTTACAGCAAACTAACCTGGTTTTCAATATTATATTAATTGCATTATTTATTTTGAACTTATTTTTCAGTTTTACAATTGTGTTTTTAGAACGCAGATCACCTGGGTCTATATGGGCTTGGTTGCTCGTTTTAGCATTTCTGCCTATTATAGGCTTCATCGTTTATCTTCTTTTTGGCCGACAAATCCAACGAGAACATATATTCAAAGTCAATGAAGAAGATAAAACAGGTTTAGAAATGATTGTGCAAGAACAAGCTGAAGCATTAAAAAATGATGAATTTTCAAAAGGGAATCATGTCATTGTAAAATATAAATCCATGGTTCAGATGTTGCTTTACAATAACTCAGCTTTCTTAACAACTGATAATGCACTGACCATTTATAACGATGGCAAGGAAAAGTTCGATGCTTTAATTCAAGATATTGAAAACGCTCAAGATTATATTCATATTGAATATTACATTTTTCGTAACGACACCTTAGGCAAACGCATACTGCAAGCACTTGAAGATAAGTTAGAAGAAGGACTCGAAGTCAAAATGCTCTATGACGACATGGGATCCAGAAGTTTAACTTTAAAGGATTTTGATGACTTCAGAAAAAAAGGCGGGCAAGTAGAATCCTTCTTTCCTTCTAAGTTACCTTTGATCAACTTTCGGCTTAATTACCGTAACCACCGGAAAATCGTAGTGATTGATGGAGTAATCGGTTATGTCGGCGGTTTCAATGTCGGAAATGAATATTTAGGCTTATCTAAAAAGTTCGGCTATTGGCGAGATACACATCTGCGTATTGTCGGAGATGCCGTAAATGCCTTACAACTTCGTTTCATTTTAGACTGGAATTCTCAAGCCAAACGACATAATATTGCTTATTCTGATCGTTATTTCCCTGATATCGATACTGGAGAATCTACAGGGATACAAATTGCATCCAGTGGTCCTGATGAGGATTGGGAACAAATTAAATATGGCTATTTAAAAATGATTACTTCAGCTAAAAGATATATTAAAATCCAAACACCTTATTTTATTCCTGACCAAGCATTCTTAGATGCTGTATCAATTGCTGCATTAGGCGGCGTAGATGTTACGATTATGGTTCCTTGTAAACCGGATCATCCATTTGTTTATTGGGCAACGCAAAAGAATGTGGCATCATTACTCGCATCAGGCGTTAAAATTTATCACTATGAAAACGGCTTCTTACATTCTAAGATGATGGTCATTGATGATGAAGTCGCAAGTGTCGGAACTACAAATATGGATCATCGTAGTTTCACGTTGAATTTTGAAGTGAATGCTTTTATCTATGATCAATCTACAGCAATACAATTGAGCGAGCAATTTAACGAAGATTTGAAACTAAGCAATGAATTTACTAAGGAAAAATATAAAAAACGCAGTTTATGGATAAAATTCAAAGAAGGTATTTCTTATCTGATTTCCCCTATTCTGTAA
- a CDS encoding transglycosylase family protein: protein MKKLLVTSSVAAAAFLATGVASHNADAAELNTTEQTKLAETALNNPAELNQHPVQAGAYEFNFEYKGYDFHFESNGTHWEWSYAAAGTVQQPNHVTTSQAAPVQQQAAPVTNQQSQSYNNNSNYSYNTQSTSYSAPTQSYSGGSSNIPAALQSIVYRESRGDIHAVNPYSGAAGKYQFLQTTWDAVAPAGWRGVNPASAPEHIQDQAALTLWDNGNGAGHWAY from the coding sequence ATGAAGAAACTATTAGTAACATCATCAGTAGCGGCAGCGGCATTTTTAGCAACAGGAGTAGCATCACATAACGCTGATGCAGCTGAGTTAAATACAACAGAACAAACTAAATTAGCGGAAACTGCATTAAATAATCCTGCAGAATTAAATCAACATCCAGTACAAGCGGGTGCTTATGAATTTAATTTCGAATACAAAGGTTATGACTTCCATTTTGAATCAAATGGTACACACTGGGAATGGAGTTATGCAGCAGCTGGAACTGTTCAGCAACCAAATCACGTAACTACTAGTCAAGCAGCACCAGTTCAACAACAAGCAGCTCCGGTAACAAATCAACAATCACAATCTTATAACAATAATTCAAATTACAGCTATAACACACAATCAACAAGTTATAGTGCACCAACTCAATCATATTCAGGCGGATCTAGCAACATTCCTGCAGCATTACAATCAATTGTATACCGTGAATCACGTGGTGATATCCATGCTGTTAACCCTTATTCAGGCGCAGCAGGTAAATATCAATTCTTACAAACTACATGGGATGCAGTAGCGCCAGCAGGTTGGAGAGGTGTTAACCCAGCTAGTGCTCCAGAACATATTCAAGACCAAGCAGCGTTAACTTTATGGGATAATGGTAACGGTGCAGGCCACTGGGCATATTAA
- the thiD gene encoding bifunctional hydroxymethylpyrimidine kinase/phosphomethylpyrimidine kinase: MNKPKIALTIAGTDPTGGAGVMADLKSFHACGVYGMAAITSIVAQNTKGVQHIHNLEVSWIKEQLDSVFDDELPQAIKTGMIATKEMMELIREYLKKHPEIPYVIDPVMLAKSGDSLMDDAGKHALQEILLPLADVATPNLPEAEEIVGFKLDTEDAIKKAGDIFINDIGCKGVVIKGGHIEDKAIAKDYLFTKEGLEVFESERYETKHTHGTGCTFSAVITAELAKGKTIYEAVKKAKDFIALSIKYTPEIGQGRGPVNHFAYMKKVGLDDE, from the coding sequence ATGAATAAACCTAAAATAGCTTTAACGATTGCAGGTACAGATCCTACAGGCGGCGCAGGAGTAATGGCCGATTTGAAATCATTTCATGCATGTGGTGTATATGGAATGGCCGCAATTACCAGTATTGTGGCGCAAAATACCAAAGGCGTTCAACATATTCATAATTTAGAGGTATCATGGATTAAAGAACAGCTAGATAGTGTGTTTGATGATGAATTACCTCAAGCAATTAAGACAGGAATGATTGCAACAAAAGAAATGATGGAATTGATTCGAGAGTATTTAAAAAAGCATCCAGAAATTCCTTATGTTATCGATCCAGTTATGCTTGCTAAAAGCGGCGATTCTTTAATGGATGATGCAGGTAAACATGCATTGCAAGAAATCTTGTTGCCGTTAGCTGATGTGGCTACACCGAATTTACCAGAAGCTGAAGAAATAGTAGGTTTCAAACTAGATACTGAAGATGCAATTAAAAAAGCTGGAGATATCTTTATTAACGATATCGGCTGTAAAGGTGTAGTTATTAAAGGCGGACACATTGAGGATAAAGCCATTGCGAAGGATTACCTTTTTACAAAAGAGGGGTTAGAAGTTTTCGAAAGTGAACGTTATGAGACTAAACACACACATGGAACTGGTTGTACCTTCTCAGCGGTTATTACAGCTGAATTAGCAAAAGGCAAAACAATTTATGAAGCAGTTAAAAAGGCTAAAGATTTTATTGCTTTAAGTATTAAATATACACCGGAAATCGGCCAAGGCAGAGGACCTGTGAACCATTTCGCGTATATGAAGAAAGTAGGACTAGATGATGAGTAA
- a CDS encoding HD domain-containing protein — translation MNQYQHIKEAEKYMKAHHSEDATGHDIQHVMRVLKMALFIAEQEGSGNPYIIQMAALLHDTVDSKLTDEDKAYEKLDHFLDQIDVDNQMKHKILEIIKYMSYRNGANNDRTMSQEGYIVRDADRLDAIGAIGIARTFQFSGHFNEPMWSGEIPDSLSSDCDLEDHSPSAIKHFYDKLFKLKDLMHTETAQSIAQERHQFMEYFVAQFFKEWDFMN, via the coding sequence GTGAATCAATATCAGCATATAAAAGAAGCAGAAAAATATATGAAAGCCCACCATAGCGAAGATGCTACAGGCCACGATATTCAACATGTCATGCGTGTGTTAAAAATGGCTTTATTTATTGCAGAGCAAGAAGGAAGCGGTAATCCGTATATCATTCAAATGGCCGCTCTATTACATGACACAGTAGACTCTAAACTGACAGATGAAGATAAAGCTTATGAGAAGCTCGACCATTTCTTAGATCAGATAGATGTAGATAACCAAATGAAACATAAAATTTTAGAAATCATAAAATATATGAGTTATCGTAATGGTGCTAATAATGATAGAACTATGTCTCAAGAAGGATACATTGTGAGAGACGCTGACCGCTTAGATGCTATCGGAGCTATTGGTATCGCAAGAACGTTCCAATTTTCCGGCCATTTTAATGAGCCGATGTGGTCAGGAGAAATTCCAGATAGTCTTTCAAGCGATTGTGATTTAGAGGATCACTCTCCTTCGGCTATTAAACATTTCTATGACAAGCTATTTAAATTAAAAGATTTAATGCACACTGAAACAGCGCAATCCATTGCTCAAGAACGTCATCAATTTATGGAATATTTCGTAGCACAATTCTTTAAAGAATGGGATTTTATGAATTAA
- the csoZ gene encoding putative copper chaperone CsoZ, translated as MQNSVIKIDGLETEEAQHKLHQHLSEMTGVSAVQVDMDSNEIRISYETPVNLNNLEKEIYDAGYQILN; from the coding sequence ATGCAAAATAGTGTGATAAAAATTGATGGTTTAGAAACTGAAGAAGCACAACATAAATTACATCAACATCTTAGTGAAATGACTGGCGTTTCTGCGGTACAAGTAGATATGGATTCCAATGAAATCCGTATTAGTTATGAAACACCTGTCAATTTAAATAATCTTGAAAAAGAAATTTATGATGCAGGCTATCAAATATTAAATTAA